From the genome of Vicia villosa cultivar HV-30 ecotype Madison, WI linkage group LG2, Vvil1.0, whole genome shotgun sequence, one region includes:
- the LOC131653470 gene encoding VQ motif-containing protein 4-like — MEISSRFHHDRENPSPMNSPKSNVSNCMSSSNSNNGIQLQTPPLTPKTIPRSDSNPYPTTFVQADTTTFKQVVQMLTGSSETTTSTTTTTTTTTSTTTKPNQDLPQQPTRNFNIPPIKTAPKKQGFKLYERRNSLKNSVLMLNTLMPNVLPRKQQQYQQQEILSPSLLDFPSLALSPVTPLNDDPFDKSSPSLGNSSSEEDKAIAEKGFYLHPSPITTPRDSEPQLLPLFPLSSPRVSQSSS; from the coding sequence ATGGAAATCAGCTCAAGATTTCACCATGACAGAGAGAATCCATCTCCAATGAACTCACCAAAAAGCAATGTAAGTAACTGTATGAGCAGCAGCAACAGCAACAATGGAATCCAACTTCAAACACCACCCCTCACTCCAAAAACAATCCCTAGATCTGACTCAAATCCTTACCCAACAACCTTTGTTCAAGCTGACACAACAACTTTCAAACAAGTTGTTCAAATGTTAACAGGCTCATCAGAAACAACAACctcaaccacaacaacaacaacaacaacaacctcaacCACAACAAAACCAAACCAAGATCTACCTCAACAACCCACAAGAAACTTCAACATCCCTCCAATCAAAACAGCTCCAAAGAAACAAGGTTTCAAGTTATATGAAAGAAGGAACAGTCTCAAGAACAGTGTCCTCATGCTCAACACCCTCATGCCAAATGTTTTACCTAGGAAACAACAACAGTATCAACAACAAGAGATTCTCTCTCCTAGCTTGCTTGATTTTCCTTCTCTTGCTCTTAGCCCTGTCACTCCATTGAACGATGACCCTTTTGATAAATCTTCACCTTCATTGGGAAATTCATCATCAGAAGAAGATAAAGCCATAGCTGAAAAAGGTTTCTATTTGCACCCCTCTCCTATTACTACACCAAGAGACTCAGAGCCACAGCTTTTGCCTCTCTTCCCTCTCTCTTCACCTAGAGTCTCACAATCAAGTTCTTGA